In Akkermansia muciniphila, one DNA window encodes the following:
- a CDS encoding protein kinase domain-containing protein — MTPPESWDESSVYSKELPDGATLGHYKILKVLGSGGFGITYLVRDMMLKRKVVLKENFPSTYAYRDPFTGRVVPNNGNDAESFKWTLSNFLNEARILARLDSPSIVRVLSIFECNGTAYFSMDYIQGLPLDYLGEQQLLDGNCYSEPKLKGLLVHILQTLDYLHKKGICHRDIKPGNILLTQAGNPVLIDFGASRHIENNYTQTVLATHGFSSPEQALGRKDLGPWSDLYSLGATFYSLLKGVAPPRGEERLVNDTMQPLAASSELFANYSRKFLKTIDKALSPQVEDRYKSAEAWIKDLGVDGGAISTIQFSPEEFKSARKRFFNLFALSSSRFMSKGQEKWETGWKRIFGGFLVIGLLGAALGYFVYDWGKKSDEGDFTSIMSTAIPQIISESRDVSFLRSMDHFDVRLDSPSLSRHALPSVLPDRFSLVCVHLRALQEDKMCPPLYLTIRDEDGKLVSRSFNGFSFTLIESPTLTGFRFVDLPALEVDVPYRFSFETKDNVPHPLKIVSSQVSTLESGKALKPHFRFICTAYNPEVKASLDSPENRKIREMLLASRKRNRTEIDSIVLTEQEKIQLKKFAKAGYPAAQYKMARLIFERDGKYGQEGGVWLYKAAMGGFIVAQRDLAFLLIGGKEFFPDLLQCPVSLSQNYSQAVDLLLMSFMAQEPSVLYMLGILYSQGWGVDYSADMVRRVSKLLAGSGYDLSRLTLSAPILAHWELLGQQERAYTRMRCTVPGRKINQFSGVRLVRTSKEGGSCLIDKVILLRDGQEVMSRSFYKDLIWESPVLEVPMNMEDYAKDVDDSEWSIEVIMAPANTSGIMEMMKKKELSGEKEPQG; from the coding sequence TTGACTCCTCCCGAGTCCTGGGATGAGTCTTCCGTTTATTCCAAGGAACTCCCGGACGGAGCGACGTTGGGGCATTATAAGATTTTGAAGGTGCTGGGAAGCGGCGGGTTCGGAATTACTTATCTGGTCCGCGATATGATGTTGAAGAGGAAAGTGGTTCTGAAAGAAAATTTCCCCTCCACCTATGCCTACAGGGATCCGTTTACGGGGCGCGTAGTTCCCAATAACGGAAATGACGCCGAGTCTTTCAAATGGACGCTTTCCAACTTTTTGAATGAGGCCCGCATTCTTGCGAGGCTGGATTCCCCCAGCATCGTCCGGGTGCTTTCCATCTTTGAGTGTAACGGAACGGCTTATTTCTCCATGGATTATATTCAGGGGCTTCCCCTGGATTATCTGGGAGAGCAACAGCTGCTGGACGGGAACTGTTACTCCGAACCCAAGTTGAAGGGACTGCTGGTGCACATCCTCCAGACTTTGGACTACCTGCATAAAAAGGGGATTTGCCACAGGGATATCAAGCCGGGGAATATCCTGCTTACGCAGGCAGGGAATCCCGTGCTCATTGACTTTGGCGCGTCACGCCATATAGAGAACAATTATACTCAGACTGTTCTGGCGACTCATGGGTTTTCTTCTCCGGAACAGGCTCTGGGCAGGAAAGATTTGGGGCCCTGGAGTGACCTTTATTCCCTGGGCGCCACGTTTTATTCCCTGCTGAAGGGCGTTGCGCCGCCCAGAGGGGAGGAACGGCTGGTCAACGACACCATGCAGCCGCTGGCCGCCTCCTCTGAGCTTTTCGCCAATTATTCGAGGAAGTTTCTGAAAACCATAGACAAGGCCCTCTCCCCCCAGGTAGAAGACCGTTATAAGTCCGCGGAAGCGTGGATTAAGGATCTGGGAGTTGATGGAGGCGCCATTTCAACTATTCAGTTTTCTCCTGAGGAGTTCAAGTCCGCCCGCAAGCGTTTTTTCAATCTGTTTGCCTTATCCTCTTCCCGCTTCATGTCGAAAGGGCAGGAAAAATGGGAGACGGGCTGGAAGAGGATATTTGGAGGTTTTCTTGTTATCGGCCTTCTTGGCGCGGCTCTGGGCTACTTTGTTTATGACTGGGGAAAGAAGTCGGATGAGGGAGATTTTACCAGCATCATGTCCACGGCCATTCCCCAGATTATTTCAGAGTCAAGGGATGTGTCATTTCTGAGATCCATGGATCATTTTGACGTCAGGCTGGACAGTCCGTCTTTATCGCGTCACGCCCTTCCATCCGTGCTGCCCGACCGCTTTTCCCTCGTATGCGTTCATTTGAGGGCGCTTCAGGAAGACAAGATGTGCCCGCCCCTGTATCTGACCATACGTGATGAGGACGGGAAACTGGTTTCCCGGTCGTTTAACGGCTTTTCCTTCACCTTGATTGAAAGCCCGACGCTTACCGGCTTCCGCTTTGTGGATCTTCCGGCGCTGGAGGTGGATGTCCCTTACAGGTTCAGTTTTGAGACCAAGGATAATGTTCCCCATCCGCTGAAGATTGTTTCTTCCCAGGTTTCGACTTTGGAAAGCGGGAAAGCCCTGAAGCCCCATTTCAGATTCATTTGCACGGCGTATAATCCTGAGGTGAAAGCTTCGCTGGACAGTCCGGAGAACAGAAAGATCCGGGAAATGCTTCTCGCTTCCCGGAAAAGGAACCGCACGGAAATCGATTCCATCGTGCTGACGGAACAGGAGAAGATCCAGTTGAAGAAATTCGCCAAGGCCGGATATCCTGCCGCCCAGTATAAAATGGCCCGCCTTATTTTTGAACGGGATGGAAAATACGGTCAGGAAGGGGGCGTCTGGCTTTACAAGGCGGCCATGGGCGGCTTTATTGTGGCTCAGCGGGATCTGGCGTTTCTTCTTATAGGCGGGAAGGAGTTTTTCCCGGATCTGCTTCAGTGCCCGGTCAGCCTGTCCCAGAATTATTCCCAGGCGGTGGATTTGCTTTTGATGTCTTTTATGGCGCAGGAGCCTTCCGTCCTGTATATGCTGGGCATTTTGTATTCCCAGGGATGGGGAGTGGATTACTCCGCGGATATGGTCAGGAGGGTGTCCAAGCTGCTGGCGGGTTCCGGTTACGATTTGTCGCGCCTCACTTTGTCGGCTCCCATTTTAGCCCATTGGGAGCTTCTGGGACAGCAGGAGAGAGCTTATACGCGGATGCGCTGCACCGTTCCCGGCAGGAAGATAAATCAATTTTCAGGGGTGCGTCTGGTTCGGACTTCCAAGGAGGGAGGAAGCTGCCTGATTGACAAGGTGATCCTTTTGAGGGACGGGCAGGAAGTGATGTCCCGTTCTTTCTATAAGGATCTTATCTGGGAATCTCCTGTTCTGGAGGTGCCCATGAACATGGAAGATTACGCGAAGGATGTGGATGATTCCGAGTGGTCGATCGAAGTGATCATGGCTCCGGCCAATACGTCCGGCATCATGGAAATGATGAAAAAGAAGGAGCTTTCCGGCGAGAAAGAGCCGCAGGGCTGA
- the mfd gene encoding transcription-repair coupling factor codes for MAEKASISDLMDRVARTAPFHRELAKLGTEEQAVFDHTSLPGAPFVAALCIRTLPDTARAWVVAPHLRAQEALAAQLETWGVPHLLFIPEKETALGEEMGDPELAAERLNILHRISSGHAGGQTIVLTENSLNDEVPSPDSMQNQGITLKTGETHAPEDLIRQFGEAGFEGVPQVISRGQWSRRGGILDVFPLQSSHPVRLEFFDDEIESIREFDVDSQISFRKAEHVNLILAEAAGAGTLRDWIKPGDLVITAPFCKERGNVCILTAPPEQAAGEEDFSLAIHDNPLGSFEAGDFVMQEMRRELAERQIREWLDRKWNVSMFFPNEGEEERFRDICAGIPALLSITPLRGELPAGFSIPEAKTAVLSSSELFGRYQSATARRRASREDKARKARAQASLKDINPGDLVVHTNYGIGKFINISASPDSGDEEMNILYRDNTILHVPLSQAHLVSRYIGLGSKTPELNKLGDSKWQRAKKSAERSVADYAAQLLNVQAERQTGKGYSHPPDSKWMWEFESSFPFRETQDQLRAIAQTKADMESARPMDRLICGDVGFGKTEVAIRAAFKCVTGGRQTAVLVPTTVLAEQHFRTFKERMSEYPVRIEMLSRFSSAADIRSTLEGLKTGAVDIVIGTHRLISDDVSMKNLGLVIIDEEQRFGVRHKEKFKERFKGIDVLTLSATPIPRTLYIALMGARDMSSIETPPVNRQPVQTSVCPYDERIMKKAMERELERGGQIFLLHNRVKTIELFRDRIQALVPKARIVIGHGQMPKEELEQVMRTFVQGKADILLATTIIESGIDIPNANTIIIDRADRFGLADLYQLRGRVGRAGHRAYAYLMLPRSAATTGDARKRVSAIKQYTELGSGFKIAMRDLEIRGAGNLLGTQQSGHIAAIGFDLYCQLLQQSIAQMQGKHTAPRPDAALRTDFIVNSETQFAAKSRKDFLGAFLPREYISDASLRISAYKDLAAVRTLKEADNLLRAWEDRFGPAPETVRHLLDSHKIKILASRANISMVEISGQRLMLTRNGDFILPSNKFPRLASAAPADKLRETLDMLKNI; via the coding sequence ATGGCAGAAAAAGCTTCCATATCCGACCTGATGGACAGGGTGGCCCGTACCGCTCCCTTTCACCGGGAACTGGCGAAGCTGGGCACGGAGGAACAGGCGGTTTTCGACCATACCTCCCTGCCCGGAGCGCCGTTTGTAGCGGCCCTGTGCATCAGAACCCTTCCGGACACTGCCCGGGCCTGGGTGGTCGCGCCCCATTTGCGGGCGCAGGAAGCTCTTGCGGCCCAACTGGAAACCTGGGGGGTGCCTCATCTCCTTTTCATTCCGGAAAAAGAAACGGCCCTGGGAGAGGAAATGGGCGACCCGGAACTCGCGGCGGAACGTCTCAACATCCTTCACCGCATCTCTTCCGGCCACGCGGGCGGGCAAACCATCGTTTTGACGGAAAACAGCCTGAATGATGAAGTTCCGTCTCCCGACAGCATGCAAAATCAGGGAATAACCCTGAAAACAGGGGAAACGCACGCTCCGGAGGACTTGATACGGCAGTTTGGGGAAGCGGGGTTTGAAGGTGTTCCACAGGTCATTTCCCGCGGGCAATGGTCCCGCCGCGGCGGCATTCTGGATGTTTTTCCTCTCCAGTCCTCCCACCCCGTGCGCCTGGAATTTTTTGACGACGAAATTGAATCCATCCGGGAATTTGATGTGGATTCCCAGATTTCCTTCCGCAAGGCGGAGCACGTCAACCTCATCCTGGCGGAGGCCGCGGGCGCGGGGACCCTGCGGGACTGGATCAAGCCGGGAGACCTGGTCATTACGGCCCCCTTCTGCAAGGAACGGGGGAACGTGTGCATCCTCACCGCTCCACCGGAACAGGCGGCGGGGGAAGAAGACTTCTCCCTGGCCATCCACGACAATCCCCTGGGCAGCTTTGAGGCGGGGGACTTCGTGATGCAGGAAATGCGCAGGGAACTGGCGGAACGCCAAATCCGCGAATGGCTGGACCGGAAATGGAATGTCAGCATGTTCTTCCCCAATGAAGGGGAGGAAGAACGTTTCCGGGACATCTGCGCCGGAATACCCGCCCTGCTGTCCATCACCCCCCTGCGCGGGGAACTCCCGGCAGGGTTCAGCATCCCGGAAGCGAAGACGGCCGTTCTTTCCTCCTCGGAACTGTTCGGCAGGTACCAGTCCGCCACGGCCCGCCGCCGCGCCAGCCGGGAAGACAAGGCGCGCAAGGCGCGCGCGCAGGCGTCCCTGAAAGACATCAATCCCGGGGATCTGGTGGTGCATACCAACTACGGCATCGGCAAATTCATCAACATTTCCGCCTCCCCTGACTCCGGAGACGAGGAAATGAACATCCTCTACCGGGACAACACGATCCTGCACGTCCCCCTCAGCCAGGCGCACCTGGTTTCACGATACATTGGCCTGGGAAGCAAAACGCCGGAACTCAACAAACTGGGGGACTCCAAATGGCAGCGCGCCAAAAAATCCGCTGAACGCTCCGTGGCGGATTACGCCGCCCAGCTCCTTAACGTTCAGGCGGAACGCCAGACCGGAAAAGGCTACAGCCACCCCCCGGACAGCAAATGGATGTGGGAATTTGAAAGCTCCTTCCCCTTCCGGGAAACCCAGGACCAGCTCCGTGCCATCGCCCAGACGAAAGCGGACATGGAATCCGCCCGCCCCATGGACCGCCTGATCTGCGGGGACGTGGGCTTCGGCAAAACGGAAGTGGCCATCCGCGCCGCCTTCAAATGCGTAACGGGAGGCCGCCAGACAGCCGTTCTGGTTCCCACCACCGTACTGGCGGAACAGCATTTCCGCACGTTCAAGGAACGCATGAGCGAATACCCCGTGCGTATTGAAATGCTCAGCCGCTTCAGCAGCGCGGCGGACATCCGCTCCACGCTGGAAGGGCTCAAAACGGGAGCCGTGGATATCGTCATAGGCACGCACCGGCTCATTTCCGATGACGTGTCCATGAAAAATCTGGGCCTGGTCATCATTGACGAGGAACAGCGCTTCGGCGTCAGGCACAAGGAAAAATTCAAGGAACGATTCAAGGGGATCGACGTGCTGACGCTGTCCGCCACGCCCATTCCCCGCACCCTGTACATTGCCCTGATGGGAGCACGGGACATGAGCTCCATTGAGACGCCGCCCGTCAACCGGCAGCCCGTCCAGACAAGCGTGTGCCCTTACGACGAACGCATCATGAAAAAGGCCATGGAACGCGAGCTGGAACGCGGGGGGCAGATTTTCCTGCTGCACAACCGCGTGAAAACCATCGAACTGTTCCGGGACCGCATCCAGGCCCTGGTACCCAAGGCCCGCATCGTCATCGGCCACGGCCAGATGCCTAAAGAAGAACTGGAACAGGTCATGCGCACCTTCGTGCAGGGGAAAGCGGACATCCTGCTGGCCACCACCATCATCGAATCCGGCATTGACATCCCGAACGCCAACACCATCATCATCGACCGCGCGGACCGCTTCGGCCTGGCGGACCTTTACCAGCTCCGCGGCCGCGTGGGCCGTGCGGGCCACCGGGCCTACGCCTACCTCATGCTCCCCAGATCCGCCGCCACCACGGGAGACGCCCGCAAACGCGTCTCCGCCATCAAACAGTACACGGAACTGGGTTCCGGCTTCAAAATTGCCATGAGGGACCTGGAAATACGCGGTGCGGGCAACCTGCTGGGAACCCAGCAGAGCGGCCACATCGCCGCCATAGGCTTTGACCTGTATTGCCAGCTCCTCCAGCAATCCATCGCCCAGATGCAGGGCAAACACACGGCCCCCCGTCCGGATGCGGCTCTAAGGACGGACTTCATCGTCAACAGCGAAACGCAGTTCGCTGCCAAATCCCGCAAAGACTTTCTGGGAGCCTTCCTTCCCAGGGAATACATCAGCGACGCGTCCCTGCGCATCTCCGCCTACAAGGATCTGGCCGCCGTCCGTACCCTTAAGGAAGCGGACAATCTGCTCCGCGCCTGGGAAGACCGCTTCGGCCCCGCGCCGGAAACGGTGCGCCACCTGCTGGATTCCCACAAAATCAAAATCCTGGCATCCCGGGCCAACATCTCCATGGTGGAAATCAGCGGACAGCGCCTGATGCTCACCAGGAACGGGGATTTCATCCTGCCGTCCAACAAATTCCCGCGGCTGGCAAGCGCCGCGCCCGCGGACAAACTCCGGGAAACGCTGGACATGCTGAAGAACATTTAA
- a CDS encoding SHD1 domain-containing protein: protein MLMPPVFPLMKKSARLCLAAGTLAALFLTPLAQGRTWTSLQGKKLEAEFIRMDGQKAVLKRSGGQTVSIPLSLLSREDRDFIAEQEKGGALPSNTADNYHLPWPRTIKCPDNFKVETVKEEPGEYIYETPHFRFICDARLGTGMIKRLGLLFEATHLANKTLPIGNSPAHDDSAKFPAYLYEKFSTYLENGGREGTAGIFLGTTRPGDRGRILVPFDSLGVKTMGSTYVIDRDKDASTLIHELTHQLMSSQAKQASWFCEGSAEYMGMTPYAGGRFNFGANRSHIVSRVTEYGKKNTGGRALGNDIEAPGLEAYMNMPYSRFTEENPNLNYGLAALMAYYFYHMDGKGDARRIKNYMKAIQSGTSEKEAQKLLLDGRSYEELAREIEQKWRKAGVKIRFRSSS, encoded by the coding sequence ATGCTCATGCCTCCCGTCTTCCCTCTGATGAAAAAGTCCGCGCGCCTCTGCCTGGCGGCGGGAACCCTGGCCGCCCTGTTCCTCACCCCCCTTGCACAGGGGCGTACCTGGACCAGCCTCCAGGGAAAAAAACTGGAAGCGGAATTCATCAGGATGGATGGCCAGAAAGCCGTGCTGAAACGTTCCGGAGGCCAAACCGTCTCCATTCCCCTCTCCCTGCTTTCCCGGGAAGACAGGGATTTCATCGCGGAACAGGAAAAAGGCGGGGCGCTCCCCTCCAATACGGCGGACAATTACCACCTGCCGTGGCCCAGGACCATCAAATGCCCGGATAATTTCAAGGTGGAAACCGTCAAGGAGGAACCGGGAGAATATATTTATGAAACACCCCATTTCCGCTTCATCTGCGACGCCAGGCTGGGAACCGGCATGATCAAGCGCCTGGGCCTTCTCTTTGAGGCCACCCACCTGGCCAACAAAACCCTTCCCATAGGGAACTCCCCTGCCCATGACGATTCCGCCAAATTCCCCGCCTACCTGTACGAAAAGTTCAGCACCTATCTGGAAAACGGCGGACGCGAAGGCACGGCGGGCATCTTCCTGGGAACGACGCGCCCCGGAGACCGCGGAAGAATTCTGGTCCCGTTCGATTCCCTGGGAGTCAAAACCATGGGAAGCACCTACGTCATTGACCGTGACAAGGACGCCTCCACCCTCATCCATGAACTGACGCACCAGCTCATGTCTTCGCAGGCCAAGCAAGCCAGCTGGTTTTGCGAAGGCTCTGCGGAATACATGGGCATGACTCCCTATGCCGGAGGCCGCTTCAACTTCGGGGCCAACCGTTCCCACATTGTCTCCCGCGTGACGGAATACGGCAAAAAAAACACGGGGGGACGGGCCCTGGGAAATGACATTGAGGCTCCCGGCCTGGAAGCTTACATGAACATGCCCTATTCCCGGTTCACGGAAGAAAACCCCAACCTGAACTACGGATTGGCCGCCCTGATGGCCTACTATTTTTACCACATGGACGGCAAGGGCGATGCCCGGCGCATCAAGAATTACATGAAAGCCATCCAGTCAGGAACCAGTGAAAAGGAAGCTCAAAAGCTCCTCCTTGACGGACGGAGCTATGAAGAACTGGCCAGAGAAATTGAACAGAAATGGCGTAAAGCGGGCGTTAAAATCCGCTTCCGTTCCTCTTCCTGA
- a CDS encoding MFS transporter has product MTRSLTQISKACGSALAALLLIAVPAADASFSVDVRTSGTVPDLPDPAGRAGMVAGTVTENDGAQSVIAAGGSNFPHAVPGASTPEERGPKTYYRDIFKLRNGQWSKTGTLPVPLGYAAFASVGKGLAVAGGHNEQGILKDALLIKTDGSVEKLPPLPVPVTEAACAAHGNKLFVIGGRDRDQPETALNTIYMLDTTPDTDKMKWVSLPPFPGAGRILSTAAVCDSTLFIIGGCSLSRDNAGETSRTYLSDMIGYDMTDKDPSRWGSAGRQQPAGPGMPVAAAAGPAPVRENSILLIGGDKRGNAPDPATPVAQSRDILVYDVIGNTWTRQGEWPVGIATAPAIVRGSEIMTISGETAPGVRTPANASADAGYHFEMSTVDYAVLILTIIVLALIIVSAVRNGVKNVAAVTDPNTRPGLWAWVAVIVLWFVVMLNYFDRQLLSALHEPIVRDIPQTEAQFGMVTSVFLLIYALLSPVGGFLADRYSRRLMILCSLVVWSVVTWWTGHAEDYTSLLIARGAMGISEAFYIPAALALITDYHRGSTRSIATGLHMSGIYVGMAVAGFGATMASWTGWRMTFALFGLIGVAYAVILILFLKDPSKAPADTALAKKPSEPEEKTVLLNVDNDEQVIKEPASKLSTGAVLSSLLSGRPMWMLLAVVAFAGAGNWFLLTWYPTLLQDKYQLSSAEAGPAATLWSSVAKYVAVLGGAILADMWYKRNARARALVPGITFTISGPLVVLALLPGIFGWDITVPLVLMLGLVATQGLAQGSLDATLMPVLRSHIDERYSATGYGLLNLTSAGVGALISFFGGWFKDQGVPLTTTLAAAGCLMLFCGLLLLMLPRPKH; this is encoded by the coding sequence GGTAGCCGGAACCGTTACGGAAAACGACGGCGCCCAGTCCGTCATTGCCGCAGGGGGCTCCAACTTCCCCCATGCCGTGCCGGGAGCCTCAACTCCGGAGGAACGCGGCCCCAAAACCTACTACCGGGACATTTTCAAACTCCGCAACGGCCAGTGGAGCAAGACGGGGACATTGCCCGTCCCGCTGGGTTACGCCGCTTTTGCCAGCGTAGGAAAGGGGCTGGCGGTAGCCGGCGGCCATAATGAGCAGGGCATCCTGAAAGACGCCCTGCTGATCAAAACGGACGGCTCCGTGGAAAAGCTTCCTCCCCTTCCCGTCCCCGTGACGGAAGCCGCATGCGCCGCCCACGGGAACAAACTGTTCGTCATCGGCGGCAGAGACCGGGACCAGCCGGAAACCGCCCTCAACACTATCTACATGCTGGATACCACGCCGGATACGGATAAAATGAAATGGGTTTCCCTGCCTCCTTTCCCTGGAGCGGGCCGCATTCTCTCCACTGCCGCCGTCTGCGACAGCACCCTGTTCATCATCGGCGGATGTTCCCTGTCCAGGGATAACGCCGGAGAAACCTCCAGGACGTACCTTTCCGACATGATCGGCTACGACATGACGGACAAAGATCCTTCCAGATGGGGCTCCGCCGGCAGGCAGCAGCCTGCCGGGCCGGGAATGCCCGTAGCCGCCGCCGCAGGTCCCGCCCCGGTGCGTGAAAATTCCATTCTCCTGATCGGCGGAGACAAGCGCGGCAATGCGCCGGACCCGGCCACGCCCGTGGCGCAGTCCCGGGACATTCTGGTTTATGACGTCATCGGAAACACATGGACGCGCCAGGGGGAATGGCCCGTGGGCATCGCCACGGCTCCCGCCATCGTCAGGGGTTCTGAAATCATGACCATCAGCGGGGAAACGGCTCCGGGCGTCCGGACCCCGGCAAACGCCTCCGCCGACGCAGGTTACCACTTTGAAATGAGCACGGTTGATTACGCCGTGCTTATTCTGACCATCATCGTCCTGGCGCTCATCATCGTCTCCGCCGTGCGCAACGGCGTTAAAAACGTTGCCGCCGTCACGGACCCGAACACCAGGCCGGGCCTGTGGGCCTGGGTAGCCGTCATTGTCCTGTGGTTTGTGGTCATGCTGAACTATTTTGACCGCCAGCTCCTTTCCGCCCTGCATGAACCCATCGTCCGGGACATTCCGCAGACGGAAGCCCAGTTCGGCATGGTCACCTCCGTTTTCCTGCTGATTTACGCCCTGCTCAGCCCCGTGGGCGGCTTTCTGGCGGACCGCTACAGCCGCCGGCTGATGATCCTCTGCTCTCTCGTCGTCTGGTCCGTAGTCACATGGTGGACCGGCCATGCGGAAGACTACACTTCCCTGCTCATTGCGCGAGGCGCCATGGGCATCAGCGAGGCGTTCTACATCCCCGCCGCCCTGGCCCTGATTACGGACTACCACCGCGGCAGCACGCGCTCCATCGCGACAGGCCTGCACATGAGCGGCATCTATGTAGGCATGGCCGTGGCCGGCTTCGGCGCCACCATGGCTTCATGGACGGGATGGCGCATGACGTTCGCCCTGTTCGGCCTCATCGGCGTGGCGTACGCCGTCATCCTCATCCTGTTCCTGAAAGACCCGTCCAAAGCCCCGGCGGATACGGCCCTGGCAAAAAAACCGTCCGAACCGGAGGAAAAAACGGTTCTGCTCAATGTGGACAATGACGAACAGGTCATCAAGGAACCCGCTTCCAAGCTTTCCACCGGGGCCGTCCTTTCCAGCCTGCTGAGCGGACGCCCCATGTGGATGCTGCTGGCCGTAGTGGCCTTTGCCGGCGCCGGGAACTGGTTCCTTCTCACTTGGTATCCCACCCTGCTTCAGGATAAATACCAGCTCTCCTCCGCGGAGGCGGGCCCCGCCGCCACGCTGTGGAGTTCCGTGGCCAAATACGTCGCCGTGCTGGGAGGCGCCATCCTGGCGGACATGTGGTACAAGAGAAACGCCCGCGCCCGCGCCCTGGTTCCGGGCATCACCTTCACCATATCCGGCCCATTGGTGGTTCTGGCTCTGCTGCCTGGCATCTTCGGCTGGGACATCACCGTCCCCCTCGTGCTCATGCTGGGCCTGGTCGCCACGCAGGGGCTGGCGCAGGGATCGCTGGACGCCACCCTCATGCCCGTGCTACGCTCCCATATTGACGAGCGTTATTCCGCAACCGGCTATGGCCTCCTCAACCTGACATCCGCCGGCGTGGGCGCCCTCATCTCCTTCTTTGGGGGATGGTTCAAGGACCAGGGCGTTCCGCTGACCACCACCCTGGCAGCGGCAGGATGCCTGATGCTGTTCTGCGGGCTGCTGCTCCTGATGCTGCCGCGTCCCAAACATTAA